The DNA window TTACTATATATCAAAATTTTCACCTAGAAAAATGAAACGACTTGTATATTGATATGATACAGTGTACTTTTATATAAAATTTTATATAAATATGAGCGATGACAATGCTCATATTTAACTTATATATAGTTAGTTACAGAGAAAGTAATTATCATGGCACTAATATTTTACGATAGCCCATTTCATGTCACGCATGATGAAGAAACCGCGAACAAAATGGTCATAAAAATGGACTTGTCCATCATGCTCATGGACTTAATTGAAAAGCAAAAGTGGACACAAGCCGAAGCGGCTGAAAAATTGGGCGTGAAGCAATCTCGCATATCAGATTTAATGAACTCAAAAATTGAAAAGTTCACTATCGATGCAATGTTCGATATGTTGGATAAGTTGGGTTTTAAAGTTAGTTGGTCTATGCCATCGCAACAGAAGGCTACGATGGTCATCAAAAAAGCGAAACAGCCTGCTAAGATTTAATTTCCTCTTAATTCTGCCAATAAGTCTTTTAAGCATTGTTCTGCAACTTTCATAGCCTGCCTATCAACACCATTGGTGGTTTTGGTGAAGGCATGTAACACGATGACCGAATCCAAATATTTTGTTACATAAACGCAGCGATAAGCAGGACGACCATTCTTTTTTAATTCAATCACGCCCTGCCCCACGCTGTCTAGGTATTTGATAGGCAGTACAGGTGCTTGACCAAATTGAATTTTTCTTAAATCCTTGCCGAATTCATCTTGAATTTCTGCGGGCAAATCTTTGTATTCTTTTTCAGCCGCATCACTGACAAATGCAAATTTTTTGCTCATTTTAAACCTTCTCGACGAGAGAGTTGTTTTCTCTTAACTTTATGTAAAACAACCTGAGTTCTGCGAGTTTCTGTTAAAAAGACAAGCGTTTGTCTGAATCAAGATTAGCAGGATTTAAAAGAGTCATTCACGTTAGTTTTTTTGTTTGAGGGATTTAAATCCTATCAATCTATCTTGACTCAAACAATGTTTTAATCTTGTTTGGTCAACCCTTTTTGCGTGTTCCGACAGACCTGCTAGGTTTTGAAAACCTAGCAGGTCTTTTTTTGTCTGAATCAGAATTCACAGAATTTTCAGAATTAGCAGAATTAAAAACAATTAAAAACATAATTTTTTTATTCTTTTAATTTTCCTGTTTTTTTAATTCTGAAAATTGCTCGTTACAAAGCTCTGCTTGGTAATGCCTGCCTTGCAAGCTCCGCTTGCCGAATACAAGCAAACTTAAGATTGAAGCGTTCAAGTACAAGCCAAGCAGAGCTTGGCGAGTAGGCATTACCAAGTGAAACTTGGTAACGAGCAAATGCTTATTTTTTAAACAATCTCGCCGAACTCAGGTTATGACGCTAAAACGATTTATAACCCACTCAAATATGGCGCGTCCGCATCTTTTGCGGATAAAGTTGGTTTACTGATAGGCCATAGAATGCCAATTTCAGGGTCATCCCAGCGTAAACTGCCTTCATCTTCGGGATGGTAGTAGTCCGTGCATTTGTAGTGAAAATCAGCAGTGTCGGAAAGGACGCAAAAGCCGTGCGCAAAGCCTGCGGGGACGTAAAATTGATGGTGATTGTCAGCGGTTAAAATCGCGCCTACCCATTTTTTATAGGTGGGAGAGTCTTTGCGAATATCGACAGCGACATCAAAAACAATGCCTTTGGTGACGTAAACGAGTTTACCTTGTGGGTGTTTGCGTTGAAAATGTAGCCCACGTAAGACGTTTTTAGCTGAATGGGAGTGATTATCTTGGACAAAACGCACGTTTAAACCTGCGTCGATGTAGCGTTGTTCGTTGTAACTTTCTAAAAAAAAGCCGCGTTCATCGCCAAAAACACGCGGTTCTATCAGTAACACTTCTGGGATA is part of the Beggiatoa alba B18LD genome and encodes:
- a CDS encoding helix-turn-helix domain-containing protein, whose translation is MALIFYDSPFHVTHDEETANKMVIKMDLSIMLMDLIEKQKWTQAEAAEKLGVKQSRISDLMNSKIEKFTIDAMFDMLDKLGFKVSWSMPSQQKATMVIKKAKQPAKI
- the rfbC gene encoding dTDP-4-dehydrorhamnose 3,5-epimerase; this translates as MKVTPTAIPEVLLIEPRVFGDERGFFLESYNEQRYIDAGLNVRFVQDNHSHSAKNVLRGLHFQRKHPQGKLVYVTKGIVFDVAVDIRKDSPTYKKWVGAILTADNHHQFYVPAGFAHGFCVLSDTADFHYKCTDYYHPEDEGSLRWDDPEIGILWPISKPTLSAKDADAPYLSGL
- a CDS encoding type II toxin-antitoxin system RelE/ParE family toxin; protein product: MSKKFAFVSDAAEKEYKDLPAEIQDEFGKDLRKIQFGQAPVLPIKYLDSVGQGVIELKKNGRPAYRCVYVTKYLDSVIVLHAFTKTTNGVDRQAMKVAEQCLKDLLAELRGN